From one Triticum aestivum cultivar Chinese Spring chromosome 4B, IWGSC CS RefSeq v2.1, whole genome shotgun sequence genomic stretch:
- the LOC123091554 gene encoding uncharacterized protein produces the protein MAYRRKQQGPVASDDRRTPQPQSSAASSYNYTSMDSMREPKVGLWGALARKAKGILDEDAAAHKFDDHGKVHSATRKPNSSDGAQAPQSRWSFDSYGGTERSEPRKRSEALAASVNQFGGRIRNALEEGLIIVDNKTSNIIEETKKIQIRRKPNSSSLHMQNPAADAFPPPSFTQNKAEAAQETQLKASRDVANAMAAKAKLVLRELKTVKADLAFAKQRCTQLEEENKMLRETKQKGVKIEEDDDLIRMQLETLLAEKSRLAQENSMYARENRFLREIVDFHQFAAHNVVSFADGNMKDSKLEEDTNRAYTENMFPVVEAYLAQEEISPVPSRLDSPILSPGESSSPVSIISVDNAANSPRNALKPNELVPDKD, from the exons ATGGCCTACCGCCGGAAGCAGCAGGGGCCCGTCGCCTCCGACGACCGCCGGACTCCCCAGCCCCAG AGTTCGGCTGCTTCGTCGTACAACTACACGTCGATGGATAGCATGCGTGAGCCTAAGGTTGGATTGTGGGGAGCTTTGGCAAGAAAGGCCAAGGGGATTCTCGACGAGGATGCTGCTGCTCACAAGTTCGATGACCATGGGAAAGTTCATAGTGCTACTCGCAAGCCCAACTCATCGGATGGAGCTCAG GCCCCTCAATCTCGTTGGTCATTCGACAGCTATGGAGGGACAGAAAGGAGCGAACCGCGGAAGAGGTCAGAGGCACTTGCCGCTTCTGTCAACCAGTTTGGTGGAAGAATCAGAAACGCCTTGGAA GAAGGTCTCATTATTGTTGATAATAAGACATCAAACATCATcgaggaaacaaagaagatacaaATTAGAAGAAAGCCTAACAGTTCCAGTTTGCATATGCAGAATCCTGCTGCAGATGCATTCCCCCCTCCGAGTTTCACTCAGAATAAAGCTGAGGCAGCTCAGGAGACCCAGTTAAAAGCTTCTCGCGAC GTTGCTAATGCGATGGCTGCTAAAGCAAAACTTGTACTTCGTGAACTAAAAACCGTTAAAGCGGACCTAGCCTTTGCGAAGCAGCGCTGCACTCAGCTAGAAGAAGAGAACAAAATGTTGCGTGAAACTAAGCAGAAAGGGGTCAAAATTGAAGAGGATGATGACCTG ATCCGCATGCAACTGGAGACATTACTCGCCGAGAAATCAAGGCTGGCACAGGAGAACTCCATGTATGCCCGTGAAAATCGCTTCCTGCGTGAGATAGTAGATTTTCACCAGTTCGCCGCCCACAATGTCGTCTCCTTTGCTGATGGCAATATGAAAGACAGCAAGCTAGAAGAAGATACCAATCGCGCATACACTGAAAACATGTTTCCGGTGGTTGAAGCCTATTTAGCTCAGGAAGAAATATCTCCTGTCCCCTCGAGACTGGATTCTCCGATCCTCAGCCCAGGCGAGTCATCATCCCCAGTATCCATCATTTCTGTAGATAATGCTGCTAATTCGCCGAGGAACGCCTTGAAGCCAAATGAGTTGGTGCCTGACAAAGATTGA